The Saccharomyces mikatae IFO 1815 strain IFO1815 genome assembly, chromosome: 15 DNA window GACCATTAGAAACACTTATTTTACAATCTACAGTGCTTGGTGGAACAGGTATATGTAATGTTACATCCTTGGCGGAAAGCTTCCCCGGGAATAACGACTTCAATGTTATCCTGTAATCGATCTCATTATCTCTTGTGGAATGTGTAACAATAGGTGTGATCTTGAACGGCAGGTTTATGTTGTCCCGTACATGATATTTCATTAATTCCATCGAACCATCTGGTGGGACGAACTCAATAGTATGGTTTTTATTAAACTTGTCAAGTGACACACATTCGTGGAATTTACAATCCTCTAATAAAACACTGCCAGCAGCAGCTTTGTGAATAAAGTTCTTGCTTTCAAAATTGCCACGGGAATGATGCTGCTGCTGCGCTAACCATTTCTTCTCGTCCTCGGATTGCATCCCTAAAGAATCATTCAGTCCGAATCTGCAAATTGGAGTCCCGCTCAGATGTGTCGTAATGTCTATGGTCCCATCGACATAAGACTTCAAGATAGAGCCATCTCTAGAAACCAGAATATTCATCCTCTCATTGACATACAGAAACACTTCGTCCTTCTTGTGCGTTATCCCTTTGGGCCTCCAAGTGATCTTATTGCCATCGTAGAAATCAGAAGCCGAATCTCCTTGACCTAGGAAACTACTGctgcttttcttcaaaaatttgggAAAATGCAATTCTCCACTGACAGAACTGGGagaagatgaggaagacAACATATCATTTCCATCGGGACTATCCAATAACCCGCCCGTGTTTCTCACGGGTTTCACAGACATCTGTGCTATTACAGAATTCAATTCAGTGTCAATGGGTATCCCATTCCCTCCCAGCATTATATCCAGCATCTCATGCACGATCAtgaattcttctttcaaggCCTCCTCTCTATCCAGTCGATATGCATTCATTACGAAATCAAGCTTGTATAAAAACTCCCAGATCGCCGCACTGTTGGCGTTGCTTCTCGTAATTGTTACTAACCATAAATTGTCACCATGTCTCGACCGGATGTGATGGAAAGTCGTAGATCCCAACGTCAGCACAGGCGATCTGACATCCAGGTTGTTAATAACTTGCACTCGGAAGATATCGGATATAGACCGCTTCAACGAGTTCTTGAAGAACTTGTTCAAAACAAGCTCACCTCTCGACGAGTATATCAGCACCCCACTAATCATTGCTCACCATAACTCTCTGtgattctttcttcaaggGCCTGCTAAGGATATCTATACCTTACCTTTATGTTCTCCTATAGTCttcaataaaagaaacGATGGCTGTTACCCTTCGAttacaattgaaaaaattttctagCAAATAAATGGCTGCGATTAAATGAAGGCTAGATGAGATGAGAGTAGATTGGTGGAATTAATAACTTGATTGGAGGCTGC harbors:
- the APM4 gene encoding Apm4p (similar to Saccharomyces cerevisiae APM4 (YOL062C); ancestral locus Anc_3.165) translates to MISGVLIYSSRGELVLNKFFKNSLKRSISDIFRVQVINNLDVRSPVLTLGSTTFHHIRSRHGDNLWLVTITRSNANSAAIWEFLYKLDFVMNAYRLDREEALKEEFMIVHEMLDIMLGGNGIPIDTELNSVIAQMSVKPVRNTGGLLDSPDGNDMLSSSSSPSSVSGELHFPKFLKKSSSSFLGQGDSASDFYDGNKITWRPKGITHKKDEVFLYVNERMNILVSRDGSILKSYVDGTIDITTHLSGTPICRFGLNDSLGMQSEDEKKWLAQQQHHSRGNFESKNFIHKAAAGSVLLEDCKFHECVSLDKFNKNHTIEFVPPDGSMELMKYHVRDNINLPFKITPIVTHSTRDNEIDYRITLKSLFPGKLSAKDVTLHIPVPPSTVDCKISVSNGHCKFVPEENAMMWRFNKYNGLTENTLSAVTVSTSDTTQLNLQQWTRPPMSLDFEVMMFSNSGLVVRYFTIFGKDSKHRAVKWIKYISRSGSYEVRY